The DNA sequence GGGCAGGCCCGCATCGCGCGTCAGATGGTCGGTCATCACGCCAAGGCGCTGCGCCTCGGCGATCAGGCCCTCGCCCTCGGAATCGCGGCCCACGGCGGACAGGACCGACGGTGTCATGCCCCACCGCGCCAACGCGACCGCCACGTTCAGCGCAACGCCGCCCGGCAGGTGGCGAATGCGGCCCGGCACGTCGGCCCCCGGCGCCATGCGGCGCGGCGCACGGCCGATCACGTCCCACAGCATCGCGCCGATGCACAGCACGTCAGGCGTCTTGGTCATCGTCATCCCCCAGCTGGGCGTTCAGAAAACGTTCGAAATCGTCCAGGTCCACCGGGTCGAACTGCCCGAACCCCTGCATCCAGACCGAGGCCTGGCGCATCCCGTCCGGGTCAAGCTTGCACCAGGTGATCCGGCCGCGCCTCTCCTGCCGGATCAGGCCGGCGGCCGCAAGCACCGCCAGATGCTTGGAGATCGCCGCAAGGCTGACCTGGAACGGATCGGCCACGTCGCTGACCGCCATGTCGTCCTCCAGCAGCATCGACAACACCCGACGCCGCGTCGGGTCCGACAGGGCCGCAAAGATAAGGTCCAGCCGGTCCGGCGGGGTGGGCGGGGTCATGGCGGGGCTTTCTGCGGAGGGCGATGGTCAACCGGGCGGTTGAATGATGGCGCGGCGCGATCGGGATTGCAAGATTGCCGCCACCGAAGAAAGACAATGTGGATCAATGCGTTGCAGGCAGGTCTCAGTTGCTTGACTTGGGGGGCGTCTGCCCCTAGACAGCGCCCAACGACGTCAGGGGCGTGACAGATGGCCGAAAGACCCCAGGGCGATGCGGACAGGGCGGCGGATGCCGACCGGCTGCGCGCACTGGAGGCCAAGCTGGCCGCCCTGACGCCAAAACCCGAAGGCCCCGGCCCGATGGGAAAGTACGAACAGGCAAACCTTGCCTGGCGGATGGTGATCGAACTGGTGACCGGCCTGGGGCTGGGGTTCGTGTTCGGTTACGGGCTGGACTATCTGATGGGCACGACGCCCTTCCTGATGGTCCTGTTCATCTTCCTCGGCCTTGCGGCTGGCGTCAAATCCATGATGCGCACCGCGTCCGAGCTTGACAGGAAATCCGGCCCCGCGCCGGAAGGCGAAAAATCCGGCGAACGGCCGGACCGTGACGAAAGGGACTGATCGTGGCGACGGAAGCGACTGGCGGCGGCCTTGAATTCCACCCGATGGACCAGTTCGTGGTCTCGCCGCTGTTCGGTGACGGGCCCGTGGCGTGGTACACGCCCACCAACGTGACGCTGTGGCTGGCGCTGACGGCGCTGGCGTCCATCGCGCTGCTGGTGCTGGGCACCCGCGGCCGCGCCATCGTGCCGAACCGCGCCCAGTCCATCGCCGAGATGGCATACGGCCTTGTCCACAAGATGATCGAGGACATCGCCGGCAAGGATGGCCTGCGGTATTTCCCCTACATCCTGACGCTGTTCATGTTCGTGGTCTTCGCGAACCTGCTGGGCCTGCTGCCGCTGGCCTTCACCACGACCTCGCACATCGCCGTCACCGGCGTTCTGGCGCTGGCGGTGTTCTTCGGCGTCACCATCATCGGCTTCGTCAAGAACGGCGCGCATTTCCTGGACCTGTTCTGGGTGCGCTCGGCGCCGCTGGCCGTGCGCCCGGTCCTGGCCGTGATCGAGGTCATCAGCTACTTCGTGCGTCCGCTGTCGCTGTCCATTCGTCTTGCGGGCAACATGATCGCCGGCCACGCCGTCATCAAGGTTTTCGCGGGCTTCGCGGCCATCGCCGCCGTCGCCCCTGTCGCCATCATCGCGGTCATCGGGATGTACGCCTTCGAGGTGCTGGTCGCCATCGTCCAGGCCTACGTGTTCACCATCCTGACCTGCGTTTACCTCAAGGACGCGCTGCACCCGTCGCACTGACGCGACGGTCCTCGCAGCCCCTGCGCGGTCCCGCATCGGGTCCGCATCCACCAAGATCGACCAACTTCCAACCGCAAGGAGAAATACCATGGAAGGCAATATCGCAGAACTGGGCCAGTACATCGGCGTCGGCCTGACCGCGTTCGGCATGGGCTTTGCCGCCCTGGGCGTCGGCAACGTCGCCGGCAACTTCCTGGCTGGTGCCCTGCGCAACCCGTCGGCCGCTGCCGGCCAGACCGCCACGCTGTTCATCGGCATGGCATTCGCCGAAGCACTGGGGATCTTCTCGTTCCTCGTCGCGCTTCTGCTGATGTTCGCGGTCTGATCCACGGCCATCCTTGCGGCGGGGTGGGGGCCTGTCCCCCGCCCCTTCGTTCGTTCCAAGGCCATGGGGTAGGATATGTTCAGCCTGTTGCAAGAGGCCGCCACCACCGCGGTCGAAACCACTGAGGGCGCGATCGTCATCGACGATGCCGCGACCCACGGCGCCGATGCCGCGACCCACGGGGTCGATGCAGCCGGACACGCCGCCGAAGCCGCGGGCCTGCCGCAGCTGGATATCGCCACGTTCGGCAACCAGATCTTCTGGCTGGTCGTCACGCTGGTGGTCCTTTATCTGGTCCTGTCGCGCGTGGCCCTGCCGCGGATCGCGGCCGTTCTGTCCGACCGTCAGGGTGCCGTCACCGGCGATCTGATGGCCGCCGAAGAATTCAAGCTGAAGGCCCGCGAGGCCGAGGCTGCCTATGACAAGGCGCTGGCCGATGCCCGCACCGAGGCTCAGGCCATCGTCGCCCGCAACCGTGCCGAGATCCAGGCGCAGCTGGACCAGGCGATCGCCAAGGCCGATGCCGAAATCGCCGCCCGCACCGCCGAATCCGAGGCGCGCATCCGCGAGGTCCGCGCATCCGCCGATGTCAGCGCGCGCGAGGTGGCACAGGATGTCACCGCCGAGCTGGTCCGCACCTTCGGCGGCCAGGCCGACGACGCCACCGTGGGCGCAGCCCTGGACGGGCGCATGAAAGGGACCGTGCAATGAACCGCATGATCGCAACGCTGATCTTGTTCAGCGCCGGACCCGCCATGGCCGCATCGGGCGACTACGGCTTCTTCTCGCTGCGCAACACCGACTTCATCGTGCTGCTGTCCTTCCTGGGCTTCATCGGGGTGCTGGTCTACTTCAAGGTCCCCGGCCTGATCGGCGGCCTGCTGGACAAGCGCGCCGAGGGCATCCGCAACGACCTGGACGAGGCCCGTCGCCTGCGCGAGGAAGCGCAGGAGATCTATGCCAGCTACGAGCGTCGCTCGCGCGAGGTCAAGACGCAGGCCGACCAGATCGTCGCCAACGCCAAGCGCGAGGCGGAGGCCCAGGCCGCCACGGCCCGCGAGGATCTGTCCCGGTCGATCGACCGTCGCCTGCAGGCGGCCCAGGACCAGATCGCCAGCGCCGAGAACGATGCCGTGCGTGCGGTCCGCGACCGTGCGGTTGCCGCGTCGATCGCCGCCGCCGCCGAGATCCTGGCAGGCCAGGT is a window from the Paracoccus marcusii genome containing:
- a CDS encoding AtpZ/AtpI family protein; the encoded protein is MAERPQGDADRAADADRLRALEAKLAALTPKPEGPGPMGKYEQANLAWRMVIELVTGLGLGFVFGYGLDYLMGTTPFLMVLFIFLGLAAGVKSMMRTASELDRKSGPAPEGEKSGERPDRDERD
- a CDS encoding F0F1 ATP synthase subunit B gives rise to the protein MNRMIATLILFSAGPAMAASGDYGFFSLRNTDFIVLLSFLGFIGVLVYFKVPGLIGGLLDKRAEGIRNDLDEARRLREEAQEIYASYERRSREVKTQADQIVANAKREAEAQAATAREDLSRSIDRRLQAAQDQIASAENDAVRAVRDRAVAASIAAAAEILAGQVRAGQRSAGIDDAIEDVARRLN
- a CDS encoding ArsR/SmtB family transcription factor; amino-acid sequence: MTPPTPPDRLDLIFAALSDPTRRRVLSMLLEDDMAVSDVADPFQVSLAAISKHLAVLAAAGLIRQERRGRITWCKLDPDGMRQASVWMQGFGQFDPVDLDDFERFLNAQLGDDDDQDA
- a CDS encoding F0F1 ATP synthase subunit C codes for the protein MEGNIAELGQYIGVGLTAFGMGFAALGVGNVAGNFLAGALRNPSAAAGQTATLFIGMAFAEALGIFSFLVALLLMFAV
- a CDS encoding F0F1 ATP synthase subunit B'; its protein translation is MFSLLQEAATTAVETTEGAIVIDDAATHGADAATHGVDAAGHAAEAAGLPQLDIATFGNQIFWLVVTLVVLYLVLSRVALPRIAAVLSDRQGAVTGDLMAAEEFKLKAREAEAAYDKALADARTEAQAIVARNRAEIQAQLDQAIAKADAEIAARTAESEARIREVRASADVSAREVAQDVTAELVRTFGGQADDATVGAALDGRMKGTVQ
- a CDS encoding F0F1 ATP synthase subunit A, with the translated sequence MATEATGGGLEFHPMDQFVVSPLFGDGPVAWYTPTNVTLWLALTALASIALLVLGTRGRAIVPNRAQSIAEMAYGLVHKMIEDIAGKDGLRYFPYILTLFMFVVFANLLGLLPLAFTTTSHIAVTGVLALAVFFGVTIIGFVKNGAHFLDLFWVRSAPLAVRPVLAVIEVISYFVRPLSLSIRLAGNMIAGHAVIKVFAGFAAIAAVAPVAIIAVIGMYAFEVLVAIVQAYVFTILTCVYLKDALHPSH